The DNA window TGACCAATCTGCTTGCCCCTCATCTTCCGAGCGGAGTTCTGCCATGGCGCGATTGACCCTAGACAATGTGACCAAGAGCTTCGCAGATTTCGACGCGGTGAAGGATGTCTCGATCGACGTTGCCGACGGCGAGTTCCTCGCTGTGCTCGGGCCCTCCGGCTGCGGCAAGACTACTTTGCTGCGGCTCGTCGCCGGCTTCGAGAAGGTGACATCGGGCGAAATCCGCATCGGCAGCGAGGTCGTGTCGGCCAAGGATGGCAGCGTCGCGCCGGAGAAGCGGCGCGTCGGCATTGTCTTCCAGAATTATGCGCTGTGGCCGCACATGACGGTTGCCGAAAACATCGGCTATTCGCTGAAGGTGGCGAAGCTCGACAAGGCGGTTGCGCGCCAGAAGGTCGAGGACGCGCTCGCCTTGGTCAATCTGCAGGGGCTGGGCGAGCGCCGGCCGGCCAATCTCTCCGGCGGCCAGCGCCAGCGCGTGGCATTGGCGCGATGCCTTGTCGCCGCGCCCTCGCTGGTGCTGTTCGACGAGCCGCTCGCCAATCTCGACGTGCATCTCAGAGCCTCGATGGAGGACGAGTTCGCAGCCTTCCACAAGCGCACCGGCACAACCATCGTCTACATCACCCATGATCAGGCCGAGGCAATGGCGCTGGCCGATCGCATCGCGGTGATGGATCACGGCAGGCTGGCGCAGCTGGCGACGCCACGCGAGCTCTATCATGAGCCGGCAAATGAAATGGTGGCATCCTTCATCTCGCAAGGCATATTGCTGCCGGCGGATGTCCTGACGGGCGAAGAAGGCGGCCATTGCAAGGTCAAGGTTCTCGGAGCCGAGCTGGTGGTCCGCTGCCGCCCCGGCGAGCGACCGCGTGCGGGCGCCAGGATCTGCTGCCGGTCCGCGGATCTCGATGTCTCGCAGGATGGTCCGGGCTTCGATGGCCTCGTCAAGCGGGTGATCTATCAGGGCGGCGCGGCGCGCGTCGAATTCACGCCTGCCGCCGGCCCCGGGCTTACCTTGCATTTCGAGCAGCTCGACCCGGTCACGCTCGAGAGCGGGGCCCAGGCGCGGCTGCGGATAAGGTCCGGATGGCTCATCCCGGCGGAGGCGGCATCGTGATGATGCTGGACCTGCTTGGCGGCTTTGGGGAAAAGGGCCGCACCAGCCTCGCTGTCAGCAGTGGCGACGACCGCATCCTGCTCGATGTCGGCATCAAGGTTGGCGCTTCCGGGGCGGAGTATTATCCGGCGCTCAACGGATCGGTCGGCGACATCGATGCGCTTTTTGTCTCGCACGCCCATGAGGATCATGTCGGCGCGCTGAGCTGGCTGTTGTCGCGCGGCTATGCCGGCCCGGTCTTCATGACGGCCGAAACGCGCGACGAGGCGCCGGCCACGCTCGCCGCCTATGCCGAGCCGGAGGATCTCGGGCGGTTTCCGTTCCCGCTCGATCGTGTCGAAATCTTCGAACCCGGCGACACGTTGAAAAGTGGCAAACTCACGATCCGGACCGGGCGGTCGGGACATGTCGTGGGCGGCGTCTGGTTCGCTGTCGACAACGGGAAAAGCCGCGTCGCCTATTCGGGCGATGTGGTGCCGGATAGCCATGTATTCGTTATGGACACGATCCCGCATTGCGATCTTCTGGTCTTCGATGCCTCCTACGGCGCCGATCCCGTATCTGGGGCGGCGCGGGCGCGGGAAATTTCCGAATGGGTGGCAAGGCATCCGCAGGGGTGCCTCCTGCCGACGCCTTTGTCGGGGCGGTCGCTGGAATTGATCGCCGCGCTGCCGGGCCCGTTTGCCATCCATGCCGGCATGCGTTCCTCCCTGGAAGGGCAGATTGGCGCCACGGCGGCCTTGTTGCCTGGGGTTTCCGAACGCCTGCGTGCCCGGCTAGCAAGTGCCGCCGACTGGACTGATGCCGATCCCTTGCCTTCGCTGCCGTTGCTGGCCGATGACGGCATGGGCGAGGCCGGGCCGTCGTCGCGCCTGTTGCCGCGCGCAGATCAGGCTGGGTTCCCTGTGCTGCTCACCGGGCATCTGCCGGCTGGTTCTCCGGGTGATCTCCTGTACAGAGCCGGCAGGGCGGACTGGGTGCGCATGCCGACCCATCCGACGCTGTCGGGAAATGTCGCGATCTGGGAGAGGGCGGGAGAGCCTGAAGCGCTCGGTCATTCCTGTACCACCGATCTTCTCGCCGACCTCAAGAGCCACATCCCGTCACTGCGCGCGCAATGCCGCACAGGCCAGCGCATCATGGTGCCGCAAGGAAGCAAATAATGAGAATCCTGATCTGCAATGACGACGGCATCGAGGCGCCGGGCCTTGCCCGCCTCGCCAACGCCGCCGGCGGGTTGAGCGACGATGTGTGGGTGGTCGCGCCCGACGGCAAGCGCACCGCCGCCGGTTCGTCGCTGACCATCGCCAGGCCGTTGACGATGCGGCGCGTCAAGCCGAACTGGTATTCCTGCTCCGGCACGCCGGCCGATTGCGTGGTGAGCGCGATGACGTGGCTGTTCGCCGACGCCAGGAAGCCGGATCTGGTGCTGTCGGGCGTCAATGACGGCCGCAACGTGGCCGAGGACCTCGCCTATTCCGGCACGCTTGGCATTGCCCGGGAGGCAACCTTCTGGGGGGTGTCGGCGATCGGCTTCTCGCGGGTGAAAAACCCCGATTTCACTGACGGCGACGACCGGTGGCTTGGCGCGCTGATCGCTTCATTGTGGCAGTCGCGTGCCGATTGGGCGACAGAGGGCCATTGGCTCAGCATCAACCTGCCGACCGCCTTGCCGGCTGAAATCCGCCAGCCGCGCATTGGCCGCGACAAGATCGGCCGCACCGCCGAAATCGTGGAAAGCGACGGCGATCGCACGGTCATCACGGTTCCGCGCGGGCGCGCCCATGCCAGTGAGCCGGGCGACGAGAACGAGGCGATCGATGCCGGCTTCGTCAGCATCAACCGGTTGAACTGGTTTGGCGAAACGCGGCTGGATGAGCGGTTTCTGGATGGGATTCCGGGCTGATCTTCTGCGTTCGATCGTCGAGATCACCAAGCTGTCAGCGGCCAAATTGCGCTAATCTGGTGCTTATGCTTGAAGCCGCCGCCATTTCATTCCAAATCGAACAGCGTGAAGGATGAGGCAAGAGAACGGCGTCGGAATCTGTTGTGGGGCATCCCCGCATCGCTGATCCTGCATGCCTTGATCGCGGCGCTCCTGGTGTACGGCCTGCCCCCGCCTCCCCAACAACCGCAGGAGGAGCAGCCGGTCAATGTCGCGATCGTGCCTCCGCCCGTTCAGCCAAAGCCAAAACCTGTTCCCCCGCCGCCGCCCAAGGAAACCAAAACCGAAAAGCCACCGGAACCCAAGGTCGAAAAGCCGCCCGAGCAGCCGCCCAAGCCGGCGAACACTCCAGCCCTGAAGCCAGTTTTCCAATATGGCAAGAAGGATACCGGACCGGAGAAGTCTGTCGACGGAGGCAGCGCTCAAGCCAATGCGCCGTCGCCGGCCAAGGATGAGGCCGCGAAGCCGCCAGTCGAACCGAAGCCCGCGCTCTCCCAATCCGCTCCTCCTGCAAATCCCGAGCAAAAGGCAGAGTCCAGCAAGCCCGACGAGAAGCCGGTAACCGCCCCGCCGGATGCCAAGCCCGCGCAAAGCGAGGAGAAGCAGACGACCGAGGAAGCCGACAAACAGCAACCAGACAAACAGGAGGCGGCACCGCAAACCGCCGAAAAGCAGGCGGTCGTGGCGCCGAAGCCATTGGCTGCCCAGGCCGGCGACAAGCCAGCGCCGCCACCCTCAGCCGAAAAGGCAAAGCCCAAACCCGCAAAGACGATGAATTTCAAATCCGCAAAAGCCTTCAAGGCGCCAAGCGGGAAGACAGGCAAGTCAAATCCCGCGAACACCGCGGCCGGATCGCCGATGTATTCCGGCCTTCCGGGCGTCCGAAAGCTTTATTCGCAGGGCGCGACCGGCGACGCGTTGGCCACAAGCTCCATGGACAACGTCCCGCGCGATCAGCGCGTTGCCAACCTTTGCGGCAACGTTCTGAACCAGGAATTGCAGAGCGCCGATTATTCGCCCAAATGGGTGCCGACCATTCCGCTGAAGACAGGCAATGTCCTCAATCCTCCGCAGTCCGCCTTCAGCACGAGAACAACGTGGTACAGCCTGAATTTCCGGTGCGAGGTCGACGCGGATGCGACGAGGGTCCTGTCCTTCAACTTCCGTGTGGGACCGTTGATCCCGCCCGGCGAATGGACGCGACTTGGATTAACCAAGTATCCGCTGAACTAAGGCCGGCACGCCGAGCACGGACAGTTATCGGCTAACGTCATGCCGGTCAGCAAAGGCGAAATCAGTACCAGCCGCCGTCAGCCGCGCGCCATGGCATGGCCACCGCCGGTGTAGCCAATTGCCGTCATGCCGGCGGCAATCGCGCTCGGGCTGCCCTGATGGGGTGATCCAAAATCGACAAGCTGTCAGCAGCCAATTTGCGTCAATCCAGTGCTTACGCTTGAAGCCGCCGCTATTTCATTCCACATCGGTCAGCATGAAGGACGAGGCACGAGAACGGCGTCGGAATCTGCTGTGGGGCATCCCCGCATCGCTGATCCTGCACGTGCTTGTCGCGGCGATCCTGATTTATGGCCTGCCAATTCCTCCCCAAAAGCCGCAGGAGGAGCAGCCGGTCAATGTCGCGCTCGTGCCTCCGCCCGATCAGCCGAAACCGAAACCTGCTCCCGTGCCGCCGCCCAAGCCACCCGAGCCGAAGGTTGAAAAACCGCCTGAGCAGAAGGTCGAAAAACCACCTTCGCCGGAAAAGCAGCCTAATAAGCCACCGCCAGTCGAGGTCCTGAAGCCCGTTTTTCAGTTCGGCGACAAGGATGCCGGTCCGAGGAAATCCCTGGATGGGGCCAGTGCTCAGGACAGTTCGCCGGCGCCGGCCAAGGATGACGCTTCAAAGCCGCAGGCCGAGCCGAAGCCCGCGGACAGCCAACCTGTCCCGCCGACAGACTCCGAGGCAGCTAAACAAGAGGCAGACAAGCAGGCGGCGCTCGACGCCGCCAAGCAAGAGGGCGCGGCACCAGCGCCTTTGGCTGCCGACGGCGAGATCGAGCTTCCCACATCAGCCGAAGCGCCGAAGCCCAAACCCGCGAATGTGCCGAAGCCCAGCCCCTCAAAGGCCTCGAAGTCTGCATCGCAGCGCTCTTCGAGTCTGCCAGGCGTTCGCAAGCTCTATTCGCAAGGCGCTACCGGCGATGCGCTGGCCACGACCTCGATGGGTGGGGTGGCTCGCGGTCAGCGTGCCGCCAGACTTTGCGCCAGCGCGTTGCAGCAGCAACTGCTGGATGCCTCTTATTTTCCCAAATGGGTGCCATCCGTTCCACTGAAGGTGGGCAATATTCTAAACGCCCCGGATGTCGCCTTCAGCACGACAACCGCATGGTACTACCTGAGCTTTCGCTGCGAGGTCGACACGGATGCGACCAAGGTGCTGTCCTTCAACTTCCGTGTGGGGGCAGCAATTCCGCCCAGCGAATGGGCCGGTCTTAAATTACCCAGTCCCTACTAGAACAGTTCACCGTTTCACGGAAACGCCGAACTGTTCTGCTCTTTGTTCGGACGCAATTCCGGACGGAAACCGCTACACTTTTCCTCGAATTGCCCTGGATCAGGCCGGCACGCCAAGCCCCGACAATTGCCGGCTAACTTCTTGCCAGTCGGCACAGACGAAATCGGCACCAGCCGCCGTCAGCCGCGCGCCATGTTCGGCATAGGTGTGGCCGCCCCCGGTGTAGCCGATCGCCGTCATGCCGGCGGCGACCGCGCCCTGGATGCCGAAGGGGGAATCCTCGATGACGATGCAGTCGGCCGGGTCGGCGCCCAGCCTGGCGGCGGCGAACAGGAAGATGTCGGGCGCCGGCTTGCCGTTCTTGACCATCGAGGAACTGTAGATCGCATCGCCGAAGAAATGCGCCAGCCCGGTGACGGCAAGGCTGTGGTTTATCCGCTCGACGGAGGATGACGAGGCAACGCAGCGGTCGCCCTCGAGCGTTTCCAGAAACGCTGTTATGCCGGGGGTCGGCTTCAATTCCTCGGTGAACAGGACCTTGGTCTCGGCCCAGATGTCGCCGTCGGCGGCGGCGGGAAACTGGTGGCCGGTCAATTCCCTGATCCGCACGATGATGTCGGACTGCTTCATGCCGACGCACTGGGCGATGATGCCGCCATGGACGCCGGGCATGCCGTGCTTTTCATAGACGCGCTCATAGGCCCTGGCTGCCAGCGGCTCGCTGTCGACGAGCACGCCGTCGCAATCGAAAATGATAGGCCTTGGTCGCGCCACGCACTTGTCTCCTCAAGTCAATTTCCGCACATCGCTATCGGCAAAAAGTCAAATGTTCAATAGCGCGATGGCTGAAGGCGCCTGGGGCTCGAAACCGAAGAGCAGTCAAAGCTGGCGCAGGGCATCGCTTGCGCGGGAGGACCCGAGCGCTCGCTGCATGGCTTGCCGCGACTGTGCGCGGTCGGGCGTGATCCAGTTCGGCTCGGCACCGAGGAAGCGGTCGAGGAAAGCCACCGCATAGGCCGGCATCTCAGTGACATTCTCGCGATAGGACCACCAGGTGCGCAGGTCGTCGGCGCATTTGTCGATGCTGGGCGCCGTGCCGAACTCCTGTTCGTAGATGGCTGAGATCACCGAGACGCAGTAGTTGGTGTAGAGGAAGCCTTCCGGCCAGAAGCGGATGATTTCCAGCGTGCCGGCATTCTGATCCGTCTCGATGAGCCGCGCGAGACCGGAGATCTCCCTGGCCGGCGCCTGTTTGATCAGTTCGCGCAGCACGAGGCCGGCGGCAAAGACGATGAAGTCGGCGCGGTCTATCGCGGCAAAGCGCTTCTGCGCCTCCATGATCTCGACCCAGTCGAGAAAAGCTCGGGTGAGCTTCGCCTCGTCGATTTCGTAACGCACGCCGAACGTGTCCGAAACCACCTTGGCGCTGCCGCGGAAGGTGGCGCGGAACCAGCGCAACTGCCGCAACCGGTGGCGCAGGTCGGGCATGAGGGCCAGTTCATCCCTGAAGGGCAGTTCCATTGCATGCATCCCGTTTGGTGGCAGGTTAGCACAGCCGCGTCGCCGCCGAAATCGGCCGCCGGTCCTGTGGATGACCGCGATCAAGGCTAATATCATACATATTGACATTCTCGGAAACAAATGTTCTCACTTTGCTGTTGTCGCGCGCCGGTCCAAGGTGCGGTGCAATCGAGGCTTCGGGAGGAGAACCGAATGGCGATTTGGCAGTGGGGACTGCTTCTGCTGGTTATTGTGTGGGCGCTGCAGTCGCTCGGCGTCTGGCTGCAGATGCGGCACTATTCGGATGTCTTCCGGGGCGTCACCGACCAGTACAAGGATGGCTTCGTCGGAGCCGGCAATTTTCGCGGCCGGCTGGCCAAGGGCACCATCGCGCTTGTCGTGGTGACGCCCGACCTGATCGTGCGCCGCATGATGGTGATGAGCGGCCGTTCCGTTTTCACCAAGTTCAAAAGACATGAAGAATTCGAGGGTGTTCCCCTCGATCGACTCCGGTCCAACCCTGCGATCATGGGGGAGGGGGAACCCGGTGTGGCCGAGGCCGTGAAGCGGGCGATCGAACAGATCGACAAAGCACGGTCGGAGCCGGGGAAGAAGCCGGGCCTAACCGGCTTGAATGTAGCAAGGGCCTAGAGTCGGATGATTTCAGGTCTGTTCGACCTGAAATCTGAATCCGCCTCTAAATCAAAGGGATAGAGCATGATGTCGTCCGAAAGCGGTTTCACACTTTTCGGCATCATGTTCTGAGGACGCCGTGCGCCGACTGGGATCAACCGGCCGACCGGCATAAGGAGGAGAAATGTCTGTATTTTCGTTGTTGGCGCAGCATGCCGACATGGCCGTGCACAATCTGCATGTCGCAGGTGCGATGGTCTCGGATGCTGCATTGCATGGCAAGCTCGCCGTCGAGCATGCTTCCGATCATCTCGTTGTCCTTGCGCAAGCAGACAGCGGGCCCATCACCGTCGACCAGTTCAAGGAAAAGCTGAAGGACGTCCAGCAGGAAGAGCAGCTCGGCTGGCTGACCGCCATCGGCAAGTACTTCATCGGCATCTTCCAGAAGGGCGGCGAAGTGTTCGCCGGCTTCGTCACCGGCATTATTCCTACGCTGGTGGTGCTGATGACCGCTTTCTACGCCGTCACCGAACTGGTCGGCGAGGAGCGCGTGCATGGCCTTGCGCGCGGCGCCGGCAGGATTGCCTTGACCCGCTATACGCTGCTGCCGCTGCTGGCGGTGTTCTTCCTCACCAATCCGATGGCCTATACGTTCGGATCGTTC is part of the Mesorhizobium loti genome and encodes:
- a CDS encoding ABC transporter ATP-binding protein, which gives rise to MARLTLDNVTKSFADFDAVKDVSIDVADGEFLAVLGPSGCGKTTLLRLVAGFEKVTSGEIRIGSEVVSAKDGSVAPEKRRVGIVFQNYALWPHMTVAENIGYSLKVAKLDKAVARQKVEDALALVNLQGLGERRPANLSGGQRQRVALARCLVAAPSLVLFDEPLANLDVHLRASMEDEFAAFHKRTGTTIVYITHDQAEAMALADRIAVMDHGRLAQLATPRELYHEPANEMVASFISQGILLPADVLTGEEGGHCKVKVLGAELVVRCRPGERPRAGARICCRSADLDVSQDGPGFDGLVKRVIYQGGAARVEFTPAAGPGLTLHFEQLDPVTLESGAQARLRIRSGWLIPAEAAS
- a CDS encoding MBL fold metallo-hydrolase, which produces MMLDLLGGFGEKGRTSLAVSSGDDRILLDVGIKVGASGAEYYPALNGSVGDIDALFVSHAHEDHVGALSWLLSRGYAGPVFMTAETRDEAPATLAAYAEPEDLGRFPFPLDRVEIFEPGDTLKSGKLTIRTGRSGHVVGGVWFAVDNGKSRVAYSGDVVPDSHVFVMDTIPHCDLLVFDASYGADPVSGAARAREISEWVARHPQGCLLPTPLSGRSLELIAALPGPFAIHAGMRSSLEGQIGATAALLPGVSERLRARLASAADWTDADPLPSLPLLADDGMGEAGPSSRLLPRADQAGFPVLLTGHLPAGSPGDLLYRAGRADWVRMPTHPTLSGNVAIWERAGEPEALGHSCTTDLLADLKSHIPSLRAQCRTGQRIMVPQGSK
- a CDS encoding 5'/3'-nucleotidase SurE, which codes for MRILICNDDGIEAPGLARLANAAGGLSDDVWVVAPDGKRTAAGSSLTIARPLTMRRVKPNWYSCSGTPADCVVSAMTWLFADARKPDLVLSGVNDGRNVAEDLAYSGTLGIAREATFWGVSAIGFSRVKNPDFTDGDDRWLGALIASLWQSRADWATEGHWLSINLPTALPAEIRQPRIGRDKIGRTAEIVESDGDRTVITVPRGRAHASEPGDENEAIDAGFVSINRLNWFGETRLDERFLDGIPG
- a CDS encoding DUF930 domain-containing protein, yielding MKDEARERRRNLLWGIPASLILHALIAALLVYGLPPPPQQPQEEQPVNVAIVPPPVQPKPKPVPPPPPKETKTEKPPEPKVEKPPEQPPKPANTPALKPVFQYGKKDTGPEKSVDGGSAQANAPSPAKDEAAKPPVEPKPALSQSAPPANPEQKAESSKPDEKPVTAPPDAKPAQSEEKQTTEEADKQQPDKQEAAPQTAEKQAVVAPKPLAAQAGDKPAPPPSAEKAKPKPAKTMNFKSAKAFKAPSGKTGKSNPANTAAGSPMYSGLPGVRKLYSQGATGDALATSSMDNVPRDQRVANLCGNVLNQELQSADYSPKWVPTIPLKTGNVLNPPQSAFSTRTTWYSLNFRCEVDADATRVLSFNFRVGPLIPPGEWTRLGLTKYPLN
- a CDS encoding DUF930 domain-containing protein, with the translated sequence MKDEARERRRNLLWGIPASLILHVLVAAILIYGLPIPPQKPQEEQPVNVALVPPPDQPKPKPAPVPPPKPPEPKVEKPPEQKVEKPPSPEKQPNKPPPVEVLKPVFQFGDKDAGPRKSLDGASAQDSSPAPAKDDASKPQAEPKPADSQPVPPTDSEAAKQEADKQAALDAAKQEGAAPAPLAADGEIELPTSAEAPKPKPANVPKPSPSKASKSASQRSSSLPGVRKLYSQGATGDALATTSMGGVARGQRAARLCASALQQQLLDASYFPKWVPSVPLKVGNILNAPDVAFSTTTAWYYLSFRCEVDTDATKVLSFNFRVGAAIPPSEWAGLKLPSPY
- a CDS encoding HAD family hydrolase produces the protein MARPRPIIFDCDGVLVDSEPLAARAYERVYEKHGMPGVHGGIIAQCVGMKQSDIIVRIRELTGHQFPAAADGDIWAETKVLFTEELKPTPGITAFLETLEGDRCVASSSSVERINHSLAVTGLAHFFGDAIYSSSMVKNGKPAPDIFLFAAARLGADPADCIVIEDSPFGIQGAVAAGMTAIGYTGGGHTYAEHGARLTAAGADFVCADWQEVSRQLSGLGVPA
- a CDS encoding transcriptional regulator GutM, producing the protein MAIWQWGLLLLVIVWALQSLGVWLQMRHYSDVFRGVTDQYKDGFVGAGNFRGRLAKGTIALVVVTPDLIVRRMMVMSGRSVFTKFKRHEEFEGVPLDRLRSNPAIMGEGEPGVAEAVKRAIEQIDKARSEPGKKPGLTGLNVARA
- the srlA gene encoding PTS glucitol/sorbitol transporter subunit IIC codes for the protein MSVFSLLAQHADMAVHNLHVAGAMVSDAALHGKLAVEHASDHLVVLAQADSGPITVDQFKEKLKDVQQEEQLGWLTAIGKYFIGIFQKGGEVFAGFVTGIIPTLVVLMTAFYAVTELVGEERVHGLARGAGRIALTRYTLLPLLAVFFLTNPMAYTFGSFLEEKHKPAFYDAAVSYVHPPLGLFPHINPGEYFVWGGILVALLELEKKGVVVAGYHVKVAIWYAIVGLVVILLKGMLTERITTIMARRQGVEL